The Xyrauchen texanus isolate HMW12.3.18 chromosome 4, RBS_HiC_50CHRs, whole genome shotgun sequence genome segment actgtggcttgaaggcctccaggtctccatctaaccattagatgatcaggtggaggatcggtgatgatctggggatgcttcagcaaggctggatttgggcagattcatctttgtgaaggacgcatgaatcaagccacataatGTTTGgtttactgtcaccttcctgttagcttggaccagtctggtcattcttctctgacctctgtcattaacaagctgtTTTCACCcacagtcgtatggattactttttatgatgtctttatgtggtttttggagcgtcaaaatgttggtacctaatcactagcattgtatggacctacaaagcagaaatattcttctaaaaatcataacttgtgttctgcagaataaagaaagtcatacacatctgggagtaaatgatgacagacattTCTTTTAAGAATGAATGTCACTGTATACCTATGTATAGCTGGAAtgacaataaataaacttcaaactCTTCAAAccaaaaatgttgtaattttgGTATAGCGATTCTTCATCAGACATAGCAATGTTTGAGTTTAGCTATAGCTCAAGTCTGAACTTTGTTCAAAAACCTCATCTAATAATTCTAATCCAACTGTCTGATTTCTTTTTCACAGATATCTTGGCATCACCCGCCCTTTGACCTACCCTGCACGTCAAAATGGCCAACTGATGGCAAAGATGATCTTTGGCGTGTGGCTTGTATCCGCCTCCATCACACTGCCACCATTTTGCGGATGGGCGAAAAACGTCAACACTGCTGGAGTTTGTCTGATCAGCCAGGACTTCGGCTACACCATCTACTCCACTGCGGTGGCCTTCTACATCCCCATGATCGTCATGCTCTTCATGTACTACAAGATCTTCAAAGCTGCCAGGAAGAGCGGTGCCAAACATCGTTTTACCGATCTCTCTCGCCGCGATCATCTGGAAACAGTGGCCAGCGAGGCATTGAGAATGCAAGGCCTGAAACCCCAACCGGGTGTAGCCGAGGAGTGTGTAGCTCTTTCTCGTCTGCTAAGCAGAGAACGCCAGAATATCTCCATCTTTAAGAGAGAACAAAAGGCAGCTAGAACGTTGGGGGTGATAGTTGGGGTATTTGGAATTTGCTGGCTACCGTTTTTCATTCTCTCTACAGCAAGACCCTTCATATGTGGGGTCAAGTGTAGCTGCATACCAATTTGGTTGGAGAGGACGCTGCTGTGGTTTGGCTATGCTAACTCGCTAATGAATCCCTTTATTTATGCTTTCTTCAATCGTGACCTTCGCTCCACATACTGGGACTTGCTTCGTTGCCGGTACCGAAACATAAACCGACGACTGTCTGCTGTAGGTGTACATGAGGCATTGAAGGTTTAAAGTAAAAATAGCATGATGTTCCTCACAAAATATGTGGTTTGGCCTAAATTTGCTTGCAGTCAAATGGCACAATACACATGCCTGAATCAATGTCAGCATCCAAGACTTCAAAGCCACTATAATGGAGAACAATGATTGTACACCTGTTGGCTTTTTAAACGACAGTGTGAACACTAGGTTTCAAAGATACAAAAGACAGGACCAGAGCTTCATATTTCTTCAGTACACTGATATTTAGTGTATTTCATCAAGGCACTTTCTGTCAGTAGTTGTTCTACCATTGTTTATTTAGGATGTATAGGTAAACTAGGAATATTCTTGGTGAAACAAGTTAACAAGATCTGGGGCAGAATTTGTTTTTTATCTAACTATTTTAATCTGAATTGTTAATCTGCACATAAAACATGAACGGAAATGCTTGATATGTGCATAAACTCTCAAAATTACTTAAAAGTTAATGCACTGgcagaggtggattttctagagtttttcatgaataaaaatgtgcattaagacattgtaaacaataacatttttggaaatgtgctgaaaaaatatttgaatagaaAAAGTCTTGGTTAAAATTGTAACCCCAGTTtcctgatggagtgaacgagacgttgtgtcgaatgaagcaacactaggggtctttcttgaaggcctcggttacctctgaacttgagaaaaggccaatgagaaattggcagacagaatttgcatgtccctcccccagacatacgggtataaaggtagGTAATCATGCgcctgtccattcaggttttgcactgaggaaccgaggttcggccattacagtgtctcggttcagcgtcgtggctggggggacacaatgtctcattccctccatcagggaacgggggttacaatagtaacctagacgttccccatctgtcgctcacttgacGTTGGGTTGAATGAaacaacactaggggtccctattcaatcatggcattcgctgaaccgtgtatgtgaactgctgacgcaggtgcgggcaggcagttgtgtgccaaagcagcaggctgcgtcagactgcatgtacccttccccaacgccccataaaaacgtCATAAACTTTATAGGTTCCCGGTATCcccgaaggggggggggggggcaagcGACGTGCCAAAcatgggagcaggctgtgccagccgcgccttttctctctctatggttCTCGCATAGAAATAAAGTGGCTGGGgcatttaacgctataacacgcatcagggaagtggggcgtggtagatcctacctagtgagggaggagttactacaaacacagtgacaggTGGGCAgatgggactgcccaagggagacatgggtccGCCGGCAGGGGCGTGTGAGGCCCTGTGTGAGTCTTTCGTGCTTCTCTGAGGACTTGCTGTCAACTGCATTGTGGTGACCTGACATGGGGGCtacatagaccttcaaggtggagggggacagcctctcctccagcctctcctgcagacatgagagcactgacccgtgaacaagcgccacttcggggcgtaaagctgcctggtagagggagctctggcttggttgaccatgtctacgacagcaggtggtaggccactttgaTCTTCTGCagcctgtccaagggccagacatggaggtttcagaggtctgggcgcggatgccagagggtgccctgtccctgagaaataaGGTCCCTTCTCAGGGGAATCtgacagggaggtgctgtcgcaaggagcgtaagatccgagaaccaagtccgagtggacTAATAgggggccacgagggtgacttgttcctcgtcctccctggctTTGCCCAGCAccagtgcaagtaggctcactgggagaaatgcgcatttatgtacgctaccgtcatgatgctgtctgaacggatcaagatgtgcttgccctggatcagcgGGAgagacctccgcagggcaagaataaacagccaacaactctaggcagttgacgtGCCAATGTAGGcgcggtcctgtccaggaaccagcggctgcgtgcccgttgcacatggagCCACAAACCAGTTttgaggtgtctgtggtgaccacgacgcaTCTGCACACCTGCTGTAGgtggactcctgtctgcagaaaacagaggtctgtctatGAGTTGAATGTCTGATGGCAGAaagaggtgatgaacacacggtatgtgccgcggcgccatgcccgacttaagtctgaagccagtgctgaagcggtctcatttgcatcaacccaagcagcaAGGCTGCctctgaggatgtcatatgccccaggagaatCTAGAACTGCcgcagtggaaccgctgtgccttgtTTGAGCGAACTTAGTTCAGAACCGTCTGCGTGCGCTCGCTTTTGAGGTGCGCTGTCATTAAGACTAAgtataactccatgccgagaaaagagatgctctgaaccggggagcgcttgctcttttcccagttggcctgaagccctagacggctgaggtgcctgagcacctggtccctgtgggcgaaCAGAGACTCTCTCtcttgagagtgagctagaatcagccagtcgttgaggAAATCAAGTACATGGATGCctacttcccttagcagggcaagggtggcctctgcaacctttgtgaagatgcgaggggacaggaattagccgaaggggaggacctgatACTAGTACATCGGGCCATcggtaggaagggtctgtgccgaggcaacggtgagacgtgaaagtacgcatactacaggtctaccgctgcaaaccaatcaaGATGCTAGAAACACGTTAGAATAAGTTTCCGTGTGAGCacctttgaacgggagtctgtgagAGGCCCAGTTCAggactcacaggtccaagattggccacaacgcACCGCCtatcttgggtatgatgaagtgagGGCCGTAGAACCCtggcttcatctcggctggagggacagctcTATTGAATGCCTGTGGTGCGAGTGTCTGGTGAACTAAATCTGTAGCCAAATCGGAAGGTCCCAGCCAGATAGCGCAACGGGTTGGAAGCGTAAGTGAAGCATCCGAGCTCAAAGCGGGGGGGGGGTACCCAGCTCTGCGTACCCAGCTGGGGGCAggaaagtgactgaggaggaggtcctatggaggcgtcctctagactcgtcagaaccggccaccGGGAGTCTACAGTCGAAGGCGTGGGGCGGAGTGTGTGGAGACCGGTTAGGTGACCGAAGGAGAGAGGAAATCGCTCTCTTTTTCCTGGCAATGTGGGTACCGTGGCCCGGACGGGTGCGGCAAGAGATGTCTGCTATGATTGCCGGGCCAGCATAGCAGACacctgtgcatcaggctcagacacgaaggtggcagcccagtcgagtcatcagcatcagacaccacTGTGGTGCTCACAAATGCAGCGGCATAATCACCATCCAGCTTGCGGGGTCcaaggagacatcagactggccgtgtgACAAGCCGGTATTGCGTCAAATCCAGACGGAAGTAAAAGAGAGTGCTGGGggggtttgtggggatttacccggcaaaccgagcccgctgcactccccaaatcgccttcaatgCCAGCCGCGCcagccccaatcccgtaggaaggaggcgggggcggctgaagtggctttctctcggagCCGAGACTGCAACGTTACCATGgatatgttctcgcaatgagtacacaaaccattcataaaatgcagcctgcgtgtgatcgcagcccaaacACATGAGGCAGCTGTTATGACCGTCAGAatcggagagatatctgccgcatccaggaactgcacaaaggcagaaagacatctttaaaaagaagcgTCTTTAAAAGACGTTCACCGCCaatgtgtattttcttttagAGGAAACATACTCTTTTacaggtctatttgctctttaaaGAAACACTGTCAAAGTGTTCAGGGGTGTGGACTGTACTGGCATGCAGAGAAGTGAGAAAGCAGCTGGTAATCAccataggatccaacagcaatgctcttagaggcgagtggaacagtagtggaacaccagcttgctgaacacacaaccgcttggctacaaagaaaaaatctgaatggacagatgcacgatccctccttttatacccgtatgtctgggggagggacatgcaaattctgtctgccaatttctcattggacttttctcaagttcagaggtaaacgAGGCATTCAAGAAAGACCCTTAGTGTCTCTTctttcaacacaatgtcgagtgagcgaCAAACAGGGAACCCCAGCTAGTTACTGTATGTGCTCACAATGGTAGTCCATACATACTTATAGATACATAAGCAAACATACAATTTATTGTCCATGTTTTTTACAAACATAAGTTTTAAAACTATTTTCTATGGTTATCAATAGCATAGAGCTTATTATTTAAACCAGAATATTGGTTTCTCTGAAGGTTACTcctaatttatttacatttattaatttggcagatgctttaatacaaagtgacttacaaaagaggaataatacatcataatcGAATCGATTCATCTTAAGGACAGAGGCATGAAAATACTGCATTACAAagattcactagcatcagaatagtagtatccaaTACAGATTAGAGTATAACAaggatatatataataattttttttaatgagtgaatggttaagtgctcatggaaaatatgtgtttttagccatttcttTTAAGACAGAGAGTGATTCTGCTTCAcgaatggagttgggaaggtcattacACCAATATGgtaataaattaaatcaaatcgAAAGCGAACAAATTGGAGTTATAAATGTTGCATTTTCATTTCCAAAAACCAACAAACATATAAGAAATCAAAATTGGTGCAAATTACACAGTAAATTAGTTTGTGGATTAAGAATTATTCAAttaatgggtgattctcacaaaacctcaagaaaatgtcctggtaatatttaaccccaaatacaaatttttatatttttgtaatgatataggaaataattttttgaataaagaaaataagccaacttttaggaccattaagactttttgcattgtgaaaaatATAAGCACATTTTACCACACAATTCTTTTTACCGTAACAAATCTGGACAAtgtacttttactattcccatagTTTTTGATGATTCTCTTTACCATTACAGTCATTTTTGTACTGTATTACCGTAAGAAACAATGGTGTTGTacaatgattaaaaataaataaatgaaatcagtGAAAAGATAAAAGCAGTACCAAGTATTGTAaaagaattgtaaatattttacaatttaaataatatatattttcatgttgcagtaatgagaatttggggtacAATTAgaataattgtcatgaaaataatgtcagaatgtaAAAACTCTTAATGGCCCAAAACTTTCTATATGCACAacttaatttcttatttgtttcttttgattttggagtaaaataggactaGGACATTTTCTTGATTGGTTTTGTGAGAAACACCCTATTGCATCATCAAGACTTGAGCTGAAAATGTCTGCTGTTTCTATGCTATTTCTATCTATAAATTAAAAGCAATCAGCTCATTTTTGTTGTCATAGAGGGCTGAGGTGTGATTATGTGAATGCTCTCAAATATCTTGGCCACCACTTTCGCAAGGCTGTTCATTTTCTCATCATAGGTTGTGCTGCATGAAAGAAAAGTGCAAATCTTCACACTTCAGAAATTCTGCCTCCTTCACATTTGTCATTTGGCAAAGCTGCTACCATGATCTAAACCTTTTCAGTTCCTGCTGTTCACAAAGCAAAGTTGAGAGTTCACATGAAGGCCACAGTGTTGACATGTTGTTTTCCCTTTACTATGAAGCTCTGAAGAAGTATGCAGCCATCTTAAAGCAATTGTTCTGTACATATCTGAATCTCCAGCGGAGaaaaataagggcttgtgggtaGCTGTCACCATGACGCTTGACTGATATTGGAAATCCATCAGTGTGTGCGCGCGAATCCCTGCTTTGAGAAAATGAGAGACAGGACACTCACCTTGCTTTTCCGATGACTCAGTCTGTCTATTTTAAGATCTTTAAGAACATGGCTGTCTTAGACAGAACATCTAATTCCGCAAGCCTTTGTGCATTTGCTGTGATCTGGTATTGTTGGATTTGTATACAATCTTTGACCTGATGTGGCAATTGAAAAAGATATTCAATGCCTTTAAGTGTCTCTTCAACCATGAATGATGAAACTCAAGGTAAATATAATGTTAACTGGAGGGATTGATGTGAATTGTCAAGTGTTAACAAGGGACTCCTTTTAATGGATACATTATTGACTGTTTGAAGTTTACATGATCTCACAGTGAGATCTAGAGGAGAAATGTTGTTTATGTACAGTGATATATGTTTGTTGCCAAATCTTTGTGAGAAGCTTACAAAGTGTTTATTGTCGCAGAATTTAACTCTGAAACAGAAATGTTGGAACTGTCTGTGAATTTCTGTGTATTATCCCCCCCGAAGGATTATACTGAGTGTTTTGCCAAGATTGttaatgtaaaactaaacaatgagagaatttaagaaagtttaaattaaaagacaaagaaatcaAGGTACCCTGACAGTTTTGACTTCTTTAGTATATTTTACCAGCAGAGGAAATAATGAAGAAACAAGAAAAGAGTAATacatgacagaattctcatttttgggtgaactatccctttaaaaccacTTCTATAGA includes the following:
- the LOC127643281 gene encoding 5-hydroxytryptamine receptor 7-like; protein product: MMFNSSCSLDFFSFTHSEVVSEVLNGCSQLLYNVSMAMWNKSCGEQLLDFTTAEKIFIGMMLAIITTVTVIGNTLVVIAVCVVKKLRQPSNYLLVSLAVADLSVAIVVMPFVIVTDLTGGKWLFGEVFCNIFIGMDVMCCTASIGTLCVISVDRYLGITRPLTYPARQNGQLMAKMIFGVWLVSASITLPPFCGWAKNVNTAGVCLISQDFGYTIYSTAVAFYIPMIVMLFMYYKIFKAARKSGAKHRFTDLSRRDHLETVASEALRMQGLKPQPGVAEECVALSRLLSRERQNISIFKREQKAARTLGVIVGVFGICWLPFFILSTARPFICGVKCSCIPIWLERTLLWFGYANSLMNPFIYAFFNRDLRSTYWDLLRCRYRNINRRLSAVGVHEALKV